A genomic region of Leptolyngbya sp. NIES-2104 contains the following coding sequences:
- a CDS encoding type I glyceraldehyde-3-phosphate dehydrogenase — MVRVAINGFGRIGRNFLRCWAGREKTGIDLVAINDTSDPRTNAHLIKYDSMLGKFAGEVSADENTITVNGKTIKCTSDRNPENLPWGAWDIDLIIESTGVFISKEGATKHLNAGAKKVLITAPGKNEDGTFVVGVNHEDYDHHKHHIISNASCTTNCLAPVAKVIHENFGIVKGTMTTTHSYTGDQRILDASHRDLRRARAAAVNIVPTSTGAAKAVALVLPELAGKLNGIALRVPTPNVSVVDLVVNVEKSTIAEQVNAVLKEAAETSLKGILKYCDLPLVSSDHAGTDESSIIDAALTMVMGGDMVKVVAWYDNEWGYSQRVVDLAEVVAAKWES; from the coding sequence GTGGTTAGAGTAGCGATCAACGGCTTTGGACGGATTGGACGCAACTTTTTGCGGTGCTGGGCAGGTCGGGAAAAGACTGGGATCGATTTGGTTGCAATCAACGACACGTCTGATCCAAGAACGAACGCCCACTTGATCAAGTACGACTCGATGCTGGGTAAATTCGCTGGCGAAGTGAGCGCGGACGAAAACACGATCACGGTGAACGGTAAAACGATCAAGTGCACCTCCGATCGCAATCCCGAAAATCTCCCCTGGGGAGCGTGGGATATCGATCTGATTATCGAATCGACGGGTGTGTTTATCTCGAAAGAGGGAGCCACCAAGCATTTGAACGCAGGTGCAAAGAAAGTCCTGATCACTGCGCCTGGTAAGAACGAAGATGGTACGTTTGTGGTTGGTGTGAATCATGAGGATTACGACCATCACAAGCACCACATTATTAGTAATGCAAGCTGTACCACGAACTGCTTGGCTCCGGTCGCGAAAGTGATCCACGAGAATTTTGGCATCGTCAAAGGTACGATGACGACGACTCACAGCTACACCGGGGATCAGCGGATTCTCGATGCCAGCCACCGGGATTTGCGTCGCGCACGTGCAGCAGCGGTTAACATCGTTCCGACATCAACGGGTGCTGCGAAGGCGGTTGCGTTGGTACTTCCCGAATTAGCAGGTAAGCTAAACGGGATTGCATTGCGGGTTCCGACTCCAAACGTTTCGGTTGTGGATTTAGTCGTGAACGTGGAGAAAAGCACGATCGCTGAGCAAGTGAATGCCGTTCTGAAAGAGGCTGCTGAAACCTCGCTGAAAGGCATTCTGAAGTATTGCGATCTGCCTTTGGTGTCGAGCGATCACGCGGGAACCGATGAATCCTCGATTATCGATGCGGCACTAACGATGGTGATGGGCGGCGACATGGTGAAAGTCGTGGCTTGGTATGACAACGAGTGGGGCTACTCTCAACGAGTCGTTGACTTAGCTGAAGTCGTTGCT
- the murC gene encoding UDP-N-acetylmuramate--L-alanine ligase → MLSSVDFSGRPFHFIGIGGIGMSALAYVLLDRELPVSGSDLKSSHITERLQSLGAKIFIGQDAANLDHFRSRPVAVQTAAVGSIATLTPPATHTALLPQVVCSTAINSANPEYRAALELGCPIFHRSDILAALIQDYKSIAVAGTHGKTTTSSLISYMLYGANLDPTVIVGGEVKAWQGNARIGHGDYLVAEADESDGSLVKFAPYIGIITNAELDHPDHYSNLDQVVETFQTFANRCKVTIGSIDCETVRDRIQPTITYSLDWATKADYTVDQIQYCGDGTTARVWERGQVLGQIKLGILGQHNLSNALAAIAVGRLLGLEFDIIAKAIAPFEGARRRFEHRGDYNGILFIDDYAHHPSELKVTLAAARLQASKLNPRRRVVAIFQPHRYSRTQTFLTEFAESFGDADVVILSDIYSAGELNPGDISGQTLANLVAKQHSSVHYQPSLQAMGDFIAKVLTPGDLVIFLGAGNLNQIIPDVMACQQSLEKAAS, encoded by the coding sequence ATGCTGAGTTCAGTTGACTTCAGCGGCAGACCGTTTCATTTTATCGGTATCGGTGGAATTGGAATGTCAGCCCTAGCCTATGTGTTATTAGACCGTGAGCTACCCGTATCCGGTTCAGATTTGAAATCGAGCCATATTACGGAACGATTGCAAAGTTTGGGAGCCAAAATCTTTATCGGGCAAGATGCCGCAAATCTGGATCATTTTCGATCGCGTCCGGTTGCGGTTCAAACGGCGGCGGTCGGGTCGATCGCAACGCTGACTCCTCCCGCCACACACACTGCACTTTTGCCGCAAGTCGTCTGTTCTACCGCCATTAATTCGGCAAATCCCGAATATCGCGCTGCTCTAGAGCTAGGCTGTCCGATTTTTCATCGATCGGATATTCTCGCTGCACTGATTCAGGACTATAAAAGTATTGCTGTCGCTGGAACGCACGGAAAAACCACGACGAGCAGCCTGATCAGTTATATGCTGTACGGCGCGAATCTTGATCCAACTGTGATTGTGGGCGGAGAAGTGAAAGCGTGGCAAGGAAACGCCCGCATTGGTCACGGAGACTACCTCGTTGCTGAAGCCGATGAATCGGATGGGTCGCTCGTGAAGTTTGCGCCCTACATTGGGATTATTACAAATGCAGAGTTGGATCATCCCGATCATTACAGCAATTTAGATCAAGTTGTTGAAACGTTTCAAACATTTGCGAACCGCTGCAAAGTCACAATCGGATCAATTGATTGTGAAACGGTTCGCGATCGCATTCAGCCGACGATTACTTACAGTCTTGACTGGGCAACAAAAGCCGATTACACCGTTGATCAAATTCAGTACTGTGGCGATGGTACAACGGCGCGAGTTTGGGAACGGGGACAAGTCCTAGGACAGATTAAACTCGGAATTCTTGGACAACATAATCTAAGTAATGCACTTGCCGCGATCGCAGTGGGGCGGTTATTGGGGTTAGAGTTTGACATCATTGCGAAAGCGATCGCACCGTTCGAGGGTGCGCGTCGTCGTTTTGAGCATCGGGGTGACTACAACGGTATCCTTTTCATTGATGACTACGCACATCACCCGAGCGAACTGAAGGTGACGTTAGCCGCTGCACGATTGCAGGCAAGCAAACTCAATCCGCGTCGTCGGGTGGTCGCCATCTTCCAGCCGCATCGGTACAGCCGAACGCAGACTTTTTTAACGGAATTTGCGGAGTCGTTCGGGGACGCTGATGTAGTGATTCTCAGTGATATCTACAGCGCTGGTGAGCTGAATCCAGGAGACATTAGCGGACAGACCCTCGCCAACCTGGTCGCGAAACAGCATTCCAGTGTGCACTACCAACCATCACTGCAAGCAATGGGCGACTTTATCGCAAAAGTACTGACCCCAGGAGATCTTGTGATCTTCCTCGGTGCGGGTAATCTGAATCAGATTATTCCTGATGTCATGGCTTGTCAGCAAAGTCTTGAGAAAGCTGCATCCTAA
- the murB gene encoding UDP-N-acetylmuramate dehydrogenase, whose translation MTLSIDSPTVRSPGSDLSRSIPSTSITQPIRSKILTIPIAGTDAVLKANVPLASLTSFRVGGPAEWYVAPRTLEELQASLEWAHSQGVSVTMLGAGSNLLVSDAGLPGLVISTRHLRLTEFDDATGQVTVGAGEPLPRLAWKLADRGWQGFEWAVGIPGTVGGAVVMNAGAHQSSISDILVKATVLMLDGSIEVLTPEDLQYTYRTSALQGSSRYVTHATFQLRPGADPTAVNTVTANHKQQRQNSQPYHLPSCGSVFRNPEAYKAGWLIEQVGLKGHQIGGAQVAQRHANFILNCGNATATDIFQLIRHVQQQVHQEWSLLLEPEVKMLGEF comes from the coding sequence ATGACACTCTCTATTGATTCCCCGACTGTTCGTTCACCTGGCTCTGATTTATCTCGATCGATTCCTTCCACTTCGATCACTCAACCGATTCGGTCTAAGATACTCACGATTCCGATCGCTGGTACTGACGCTGTGTTAAAAGCTAATGTTCCTCTCGCTTCCTTGACTTCGTTCCGGGTGGGAGGTCCCGCAGAATGGTATGTCGCTCCCCGCACCCTCGAAGAATTGCAGGCGAGTTTGGAATGGGCGCACTCACAAGGCGTTTCGGTCACAATGTTGGGAGCCGGATCAAATCTGCTTGTCAGCGATGCCGGATTGCCAGGATTAGTGATTTCGACGAGACATTTAAGATTAACTGAATTCGATGATGCGACGGGACAAGTGACCGTCGGAGCGGGAGAACCGTTACCGCGACTTGCTTGGAAACTTGCCGATCGAGGATGGCAAGGCTTTGAATGGGCGGTGGGAATTCCCGGAACTGTTGGCGGTGCAGTCGTGATGAATGCAGGTGCCCATCAGAGCAGCATTTCAGACATTTTAGTAAAAGCAACGGTGTTGATGCTGGATGGCTCGATCGAGGTGCTCACGCCCGAAGATTTGCAATACACCTATCGTACTTCAGCGCTACAAGGCAGTTCGCGCTATGTGACTCATGCAACCTTCCAATTGCGACCGGGCGCAGATCCAACGGCTGTAAACACTGTGACCGCAAATCACAAACAACAGCGGCAGAATTCTCAGCCGTATCATTTACCGAGTTGCGGCAGCGTATTCCGCAATCCAGAAGCCTACAAAGCAGGTTGGCTGATCGAGCAAGTGGGATTAAAAGGGCATCAAATCGGAGGTGCTCAAGTGGCGCAACGTCACGCAAACTTTATCCTCAACTGCGGGAATGCCACAGCAACCGATATTTTCCAACTGATTCGACATGTACAGCAGCAGGTTCATCAGGAATGGTCGTTGCTGTTAGAACCGGAAGTGAAGATGCTGGGTGAGTTCTAA
- a CDS encoding type II toxin-antitoxin system VapC family toxin codes for MFRIYLDVCCFNRPFDDQTQPRIRVETEAVLAILENCETGQWELIISEMVETEVAQIVDEERRQRIERALRMARSNITVDDSVISRGEYLQNLGFQGFDSIHLACAESAQADVFLSTDDRLLRRAFRYQKTIIVVVENPAAWFIKTVQGDFDNDPDRT; via the coding sequence ATGTTTCGCATATATTTAGACGTTTGCTGCTTTAATCGTCCATTTGACGACCAAACACAACCGCGAATTCGAGTCGAAACCGAAGCTGTTCTGGCAATTTTGGAAAACTGCGAAACTGGACAATGGGAACTCATCATTAGCGAGATGGTTGAAACCGAGGTCGCTCAGATTGTTGATGAAGAACGAAGGCAGAGAATCGAGAGAGCATTGCGAATGGCACGCTCAAATATTACGGTGGATGACAGCGTTATCAGTCGGGGGGAATATCTGCAAAACTTGGGGTTTCAGGGGTTTGATTCGATTCATCTTGCCTGTGCTGAGAGTGCTCAAGCTGATGTTTTTTTATCGACAGATGATCGATTATTAAGAAGAGCGTTCCGATACCAGAAAACAATTATCGTGGTGGTAGAAAATCCTGCCGCGTGGTTTATTAAAACAGTACAAGGAGACTTTGACAATGACCCCGATAGAACTTAG
- a CDS encoding YbaB/EbfC family nucleoid-associated protein: MSQGQGFGFGLGKMRELTDAIKKAQQVQEGAKRLQEELEQMQIVGESGGGLVKVTMSGNQEPLKVEISPDALKEDAETLSDLVLAATRSAYETSTATMREKMEDLTGGLNLPGLG, encoded by the coding sequence ATGTCACAAGGACAGGGATTTGGCTTCGGGCTTGGCAAAATGCGCGAACTCACCGATGCCATCAAGAAAGCGCAACAGGTTCAAGAAGGCGCAAAACGGCTTCAAGAAGAACTCGAACAGATGCAGATTGTCGGTGAGTCCGGCGGCGGGCTGGTGAAGGTGACGATGAGTGGAAATCAAGAGCCGCTAAAGGTCGAGATTTCGCCGGATGCACTGAAAGAAGATGCTGAAACGCTGTCTGATCTGGTGTTGGCTGCAACCCGGAGCGCTTACGAAACTTCAACCGCAACGATGCGCGAGAAGATGGAAGACCTCACAGGTGGCTTGAATTTACCTGGATTGGGTTAA
- a CDS encoding DUF433 domain-containing protein, with protein MIGTSSTISVSPEIMSGTPVFAGTRVPVQTFLDYLKAGESIDDFLDGFPTVSRQQVIKLLEEIGSSIADRAA; from the coding sequence ATGATTGGAACCTCATCAACCATTAGCGTTTCTCCTGAAATTATGAGCGGAACTCCAGTTTTTGCAGGGACAAGAGTTCCAGTCCAAACCTTTTTAGATTATTTGAAAGCAGGAGAGTCGATCGATGACTTTCTCGACGGATTTCCAACCGTCAGCCGTCAGCAAGTGATCAAACTGCTCGAAGAAATCGGAAGCAGCATCGCGGATCGGGCTGCATGA
- a CDS encoding low molecular weight protein-tyrosine-phosphatase, which produces MAYRLLFVCLGNICRSPSAENIMNHLIRQAGLENEIICDSAGTSSYHIGSPPDRRMTAAAKLRGIELVGRARQFERSDFEEFDLILAMDHENYEAICSIDPAGTYQEKVQLMCNFCTQHQLREVPDPYYGGTEGFNVVINLLLDACQGLLDHIIQEQNLTPSSAQSNR; this is translated from the coding sequence ATGGCTTACCGCTTATTGTTTGTGTGTTTGGGAAATATTTGTCGATCGCCGTCTGCCGAAAATATTATGAATCACTTGATTCGACAGGCAGGATTGGAAAATGAAATTATTTGTGATTCTGCTGGCACGTCGAGTTATCACATTGGCAGTCCGCCCGATCGCAGAATGACCGCAGCGGCGAAATTACGCGGAATTGAATTAGTCGGACGGGCGCGACAGTTTGAGCGATCGGATTTTGAGGAATTCGATCTGATTCTGGCGATGGATCACGAGAATTATGAGGCGATTTGTTCGATCGATCCAGCGGGCACTTATCAAGAAAAAGTGCAATTGATGTGTAACTTCTGTACTCAGCATCAATTGAGAGAAGTGCCAGATCCTTACTATGGTGGCACAGAAGGCTTTAACGTTGTGATCAATTTATTACTCGATGCTTGTCAAGGATTGCTCGATCACATTATTCAGGAACAGAATTTAACACCGTCTTCCGCACAATCGAATCGATGA
- the sir gene encoding sulfite reductase, ferredoxin dependent yields MVISSTPIVRKPSKVEGIKERSNFLREPVASELRLDTNAFSDDGIQLIKFHGSYQQDNRDNRVKGQEKDYSMMLRTRSPGGFVPPELYLTIDRLSDEYGNHTIRVTTRQAFQLHGVLKKNLKATISAIVKSMGSTLSACGDVNRNVMSPPAPFRNRPEYEYARKYANNIADLLTPQSGAYYEVWLDGEKAVTGEEDPEVVAARKRNINGSNIEDSPEPIYGTYYLPRKFKIGVTVPGDNSIDLFSQDVSLVVLTNNQGELEGFNVYAGGGLGRTHGKEETFPRLADPLGYVDKADVYDVVKAIVATQRDYGDRSDRRHSRMKYLVEAWGVEKFRAKVEEYFGKAIEPSRSLPEFKFLNYLGWNAQGDGKLFYGISIQNGRIKDESGFRLKTVLRKIVSKYNLPMLLTPSQNVLLYDIKPEDRQRINRLLREHGIERPDKVDPLVRDSMACPALPTCGLATAESERVSLPVLTRIRLLLDKVGLPNESFIVRMTGCPNGCARPYLAELAFVGNGPNTYQVWMGAAPNQTRLAKVFIEKMNMDDLETVFEPVFILFKKERKPGESFGDFCDRFGLDRIHEFTEV; encoded by the coding sequence ATGGTTATTTCTTCTACTCCCATCGTCCGCAAACCCTCCAAAGTTGAAGGCATCAAAGAGCGCAGTAATTTCCTGCGTGAACCTGTTGCTTCAGAATTGCGGCTTGATACGAACGCATTCAGCGATGACGGCATTCAGCTCATCAAATTTCACGGCTCTTATCAGCAAGACAATCGCGATAATCGCGTCAAAGGTCAAGAAAAAGACTATTCGATGATGCTGAGAACGCGATCGCCGGGTGGATTCGTGCCGCCGGAATTATATTTAACGATCGATCGCTTATCCGACGAGTACGGCAATCACACGATTCGCGTCACAACCCGTCAAGCGTTTCAGCTTCACGGCGTATTGAAAAAGAATTTAAAAGCGACAATTAGCGCGATCGTCAAAAGCATGGGATCAACCCTAAGCGCTTGTGGTGATGTCAATCGAAATGTGATGTCTCCGCCTGCACCGTTTAGAAATCGCCCTGAATACGAATACGCTCGAAAATATGCGAATAACATCGCGGACTTGTTAACGCCACAGTCGGGAGCCTATTACGAAGTTTGGCTCGATGGTGAGAAAGCGGTAACAGGTGAAGAAGATCCAGAGGTGGTCGCAGCCCGGAAGCGCAATATTAACGGCTCGAACATTGAAGATTCACCAGAGCCGATTTACGGAACGTACTATCTGCCGCGTAAGTTCAAGATTGGGGTGACGGTTCCGGGAGATAACTCGATCGATTTGTTCTCTCAAGATGTTTCGCTGGTCGTGTTAACAAACAATCAGGGTGAACTCGAAGGCTTTAACGTCTATGCCGGCGGCGGACTCGGACGCACCCACGGGAAAGAAGAAACCTTCCCACGATTGGCAGATCCGCTCGGGTATGTGGATAAAGCGGACGTGTACGATGTCGTCAAAGCGATCGTGGCAACGCAGCGCGATTACGGTGATCGATCTGACCGCAGACATTCGCGGATGAAATATCTCGTCGAAGCATGGGGCGTTGAGAAGTTCCGCGCCAAAGTTGAGGAATATTTCGGAAAAGCGATCGAGCCATCCCGATCGTTGCCCGAATTCAAGTTCCTGAACTATTTAGGCTGGAATGCACAAGGAGACGGCAAACTGTTCTACGGCATTTCGATCCAAAATGGTCGAATCAAAGACGAGAGCGGTTTTAGACTCAAGACAGTACTGCGGAAGATTGTGAGCAAATACAATCTCCCCATGTTGCTGACTCCGAGCCAGAACGTTCTGCTTTACGACATCAAGCCAGAAGACAGACAGCGCATCAATCGACTGCTGCGCGAACATGGAATCGAGCGTCCGGACAAAGTTGATCCATTAGTTCGGGATTCGATGGCTTGTCCTGCGTTGCCGACTTGTGGACTAGCGACCGCAGAATCTGAGCGAGTGAGCTTACCTGTCTTGACTCGAATTCGGTTACTGCTCGATAAAGTGGGCTTGCCCAATGAATCATTTATCGTGCGGATGACGGGATGCCCGAATGGATGTGCGCGTCCGTATTTGGCGGAGTTAGCATTTGTGGGAAATGGTCCGAATACTTATCAAGTTTGGATGGGTGCGGCTCCGAATCAAACTCGATTAGCGAAAGTGTTTATCGAGAAGATGAACATGGATGATTTGGAAACGGTGTTCGAGCCAGTGTTTATCTTGTTCAAGAAAGAGCGAAAACCGGGTGAGAGTTTTGGGGATTTCTGCGATCGCTTCGGTCTCGATCGAATCCACGAATTCACTGAGGTATAA
- a CDS encoding Uma2 family endonuclease encodes MLSTSIRLQLEPGERVTLQPVSWQRFEEILGELGDRRLSRIAYADQTLEIMAPLPEHERSKVFIADLVKLLLKAQKRRWEPLGSTTFKREEMSAGIEPDDCFYIQNYQAVIGKDRIDLTVDPPPDLAIETDVTSKTELFAYQALGVPELWIYTKGKLKINVLEAGEYREVSVSPTFPSFAVIDLIPQFMQRAKIVGVSQALEEFELAVCS; translated from the coding sequence ATGTTATCAACTTCAATTCGATTGCAGTTAGAGCCAGGGGAACGGGTGACACTTCAGCCTGTTTCGTGGCAGCGATTTGAGGAAATTTTAGGAGAATTAGGCGATCGAAGATTGTCGCGAATTGCGTATGCGGATCAAACGTTAGAAATTATGGCTCCACTGCCGGAACATGAGCGATCGAAAGTCTTCATCGCGGATTTAGTTAAACTCTTGCTCAAGGCTCAGAAACGACGTTGGGAACCGCTTGGATCAACGACGTTCAAACGTGAGGAAATGTCAGCAGGCATCGAACCAGATGATTGTTTTTACATTCAGAACTATCAAGCGGTGATTGGCAAAGATCGGATCGATTTAACGGTTGATCCGCCGCCAGATTTAGCGATCGAAACTGATGTCACTTCTAAAACCGAATTGTTCGCTTATCAAGCGTTAGGTGTTCCTGAACTTTGGATTTACACAAAAGGGAAATTAAAAATCAATGTTCTGGAGGCTGGAGAATATCGAGAAGTTTCAGTCAGCCCAACTTTTCCAAGTTTTGCTGTGATTGATCTGATTCCTCAGTTTATGCAACGTGCGAAAATTGTAGGTGTGAGTCAGGCACTTGAGGAATTTGAATTAGCGGTTTGCTCTTAG
- a CDS encoding UPF0175 family protein, which produces MSVIISDDILQAAQISESELKREIAILLFQQKKLNLGKARELSGLSLIEFQQELAGRGIDLYNDVAGFQGEIENLKAWGDL; this is translated from the coding sequence ATGAGTGTTATTATTTCTGATGATATTCTTCAGGCTGCACAGATTTCTGAGTCAGAGTTAAAGCGCGAGATTGCAATCTTACTATTTCAGCAGAAGAAGCTCAACCTTGGGAAAGCGCGAGAACTATCGGGACTTTCGCTAATTGAATTTCAGCAAGAATTAGCAGGTCGAGGAATCGATCTCTACAATGATGTCGCAGGCTTTCAGGGGGAGATAGAGAACTTGAAAGCTTGGGGTGATTTGTGA